GAAGCTACTCTTGGAACTCATCATTAAGATGCCTTCATGATTGCGTGCCACTCCTTTTGTTATTGCACGTTTCTCGTAATCACTGAAAATCGTTGTCTCAGATTGAATGCTCAACATGAATCCACTTTGGAACTGATTTCCATATTTTCGAAGTAGAATTGTAAAATCGAGTTTTGGGATTTCATGATGTGTGAATGACCTTGCCATGTGCTTTGCGGTAATGATTTTCATTGCAGAGCATCAGAAAGTCCGAGTGCCCAAAAGAGCTGGAGCCAGCCGACAGGAGATCCTCTGTTCATGTCAATCTCATAAGGAGGGATGAAAACCGCCCTGTAAGTGCACATGAATCTCAAACTCAAAGTTGTTAAACGGAGACCTCTTTGTCTCTTCCACACTTTTCCAACATATATCTTGTGGCAGGAACCAGAAGTGCACAGCGTTCCATTTCAGGGAATTGGCAGGACTCTAGGAAGCAGCTCTGCAACCGTATCTGCTCCTGAGACAACAAGCGCTGCTGCTCCCCTCCATAGTGCCCCGACCCCTTCAGAAGGCCTCGTGGTAGATAAATCACTGCCATCAACTTCGATTCAACTCAGGCTTGCTGATGGAACCCGAATGGTTGCACACTTCAATCACCACCACACGATAGCTGATATTCGCTCTTTCATTGATGCATCTCGGCCTGGGGGTACAAGATCCTATCAGCTGCAGACGGTCGGATTTCCTCCCAAGGTCCTCACTGATCTTTCCCAGACAATTGAACAAGCGGGATTGTCGAACTCGGTCGTTGTTCAGAAACTCTGAGCGTGGTAGGTATCGTCGAGCTTATAAAACAGTGTTTCTATAAAAGAAGAAACTCTAAACTTTGAAGTAAGGTTGGCTTATGAAGCAGTTGAAAGGTTATCTGTAATCTATTTGATCACTGCATTTGTCTTTCAAGGTTTTCTTGTGGAATCATTATATACGCTATTCCCATTATTATGAAGCCATTCTTGTTCATCACTATgcattaaatttatgtttttaattgGGTGTCCATATATAGATATGGAGTAAAGATAAGATTAAGGCCTTATTATAATAGCTAGTAATCACCTTGTTCTGTTTTGTGTGGATTAACTATCGATAGGATCACTCATACTAATCAAACAAGTGCAACTATCTGATTAATACTACATACTAAGTTAGTTGGAGAACTGTACGATGATAAAGCACAACTTAATTGATAAAATACTTCTCACCCATCAAATAAGCTGAGGGTTCGTGTTATCCTGGTGCTTCAAAATCCGACTTCATCGTAATATAGGATTTGTCAAAATTAGTACACACTGAATTTGTTAGAAATTATTGTTAGT
This DNA window, taken from Salvia splendens isolate huo1 chromosome 18, SspV2, whole genome shotgun sequence, encodes the following:
- the LOC121777585 gene encoding plant UBX domain-containing protein 4-like; amino-acid sequence: MTSRDKKPSKPSTSRPGGIRTLSDLNRPSAHDSDSDSDGPQEYYTGGEKSGMLVQDPSKGGNDVDAIFDQARQLGATQGPLENLQPSSSSRSFTGTGRLLSGETVPTAPQQPESVVHNIVFWRNGFTINDGPLRSLDDPENASFLESIRKSECPKELEPADRRSSVHVNLIRRDENRPEPEVHSVPFQGIGRTLGSSSATVSAPETTSAAAPLHSAPTPSEGLVVDKSLPSTSIQLRLADGTRMVAHFNHHHTIADIRSFIDASRPGGTRSYQLQTVGFPPKVLTDLSQTIEQAGLSNSVVVQKL